From the Musa acuminata AAA Group cultivar baxijiao chromosome BXJ1-2, Cavendish_Baxijiao_AAA, whole genome shotgun sequence genome, one window contains:
- the LOC103968779 gene encoding protein CDI, whose product MGSEFPDVAGEEPFRVFIGYDPREDVAYQVCRRSLLRRSSVPLSVHPIRQADLRAAGLYWRPRGPTESTEFSFTRFLTPYLAGHRGWALFVDCDFLFLHDPAALFALRDPSFAVMCVHHDYAPSETTKMDGAVQTVYPRKNWSSLVLYNCAHRKNVAALIPDAVSTQSGAFLHRFMWLDDAEIGEIPFVWNFLVGHNKVDPADPDNTAPKAIHYTSGGPWFERYKDCEFADLWINELEESNAEKAAEDEKKKGSAKNN is encoded by the coding sequence ATGGGCTCCGAGTTCCCCGACGTGGCCGGAGAGGAGCCCTTCCGTGTGTTCATCGGTTACGACCCCCGTGAGGACGTGGCCTACCAGGTCTGCCGCCGCTCTCTCCTCCGCCGCTCCTCCGTGCCCCTGTCCGTCCACCCCATCCGACAGGCCGACCTCCGCGCCGCCGGCCTCTACTGGCGACCCCGCGGCCCCACCGAGAGCACCGAGTTCTCCTTCACCCGCTTCCTCACCCCCTACCTCGCCGGCCACCGCGGCTGGGCCCTCTTCGTCGACTGCGACTTCCTCTTCCTGCACGACCCCGCCGCTCTCTTCGCCCTCCGTGACCCCAGCTTCGCCGTCATGTGCGTCCACCACGACTACGCCCCTTCCGAGACCACCAAGATGGACGGCGCCGTCCAGACCGTTTACCCCCGCAAAAACTGGTCCTCCCTCGTCCTCTATAACTGCGCCCACCGCAAGAACGTCGCCGCCCTCATCCCCGACGCCGTTAGCACCCAGTCCGGCGCCTTCCTCCACCGCTTCATGTGGCTCGACGATGCCGAGATCGGCGAGATCCCCTTCGTATGGAACTTCCTCGTCGGGCACAACAAGGTCGACCCCGCCGATCCCGACAACACCGCGCCCAAGGCCATCCACTACACCTCCGGCGGGCCTTGGTTCGAGCGCTACAAGGACTGCGAGTTCGCCGACCTCTGGATCAACGAGTTGGAGGAATCGAACGCCGAGAAGGCTGCCGAGGATGAGAAGAAGAAAGGTTCCGCAAAGAATAATTAA